In Drosophila simulans strain w501 chromosome 3R, Prin_Dsim_3.1, whole genome shotgun sequence, a single window of DNA contains:
- the LOC6726726 gene encoding uncharacterized protein LOC6726726 isoform X4, protein MEFDGAENGLGMEFGGRGILREINKNDGGIKLSPLAVKPSPKPTSMDQQKAMAAALGHQTAVPGGRKLDDDLVPKFGGLPEFDETQIPELAPLTTDMDTQLKTNHSDSDVFVECLSLHSERYTGDRSELEAYSSALNDVLEQQLSMTSASTLEAAFNDPLAVSQHNNVSYEDMDVDDDLNETMEMLKDSLDAEDHHFMQTHILSVTQPKPENNSVHLPNQEQNGVELDQLAKHSKRNSNAKEPPFVESVLSEESGTQLLEPELTLSALDSTKDLAKHHEEEQTDTEDVFQKEDHHPVSSAQMKEAQNPEEAKMALNLKEASSELSTKLANNLECPNQEKQFSVAVESMERTCTAISLEQSASPAMEATEDRTVEELDHMDVDESMRVDDAPVLNSCRQEQMHALSPVSSKSFSKPCVENDTDFQNNKMDQKTAGKESPLKMTEIELPVESVPSAPLSPPIPTLQAKMMELPLSPPIPTHRPKTAEELEFLALRELPLPDDDPTAEKVVFKQLSHGRVPVVAVSPTPLSLDLKGNTNTARLPEPTSPSFPIKEPAEKQSHFPRSPRAQPEQKDMPYLEEAVVERSSDRKQSDFGAGVIAKSPIVFQLTQPSPEKQHLNETLPMSEISPTPSNMTFDSGSITEDKSQKGTENIEPSSTFAVSLGSVDNKQRRTFSLVQPTKEEEEAKSRRTFCMEKENTRRTFCMQQNASPAVEATEDTGADEVMDVDISMRADEVAVMKSPQQTWKERQAPISNSPPIPTHQHLKRPPIHEANSPVSPLGNGTVVLEEQALSAKEQATLSASDEKDDVFLEHFGAISPVSDDMFKTSSGSNNQAKFRVNADEETGVKGASAMIRKRSGTAGEQEAIFDAEFHDGANNQNLILNSSDFDYLYTKGSNSAPIDRSSLLLKFDPLLGAPVPVNHPNQQEQALQNILGSNQHQNRLLSPTLEEHETSDGNQSFGLISSAKDTAKKWDFKPPVDRTKKHVKMSVDVIDNDCNKTFDNSNTNTEDKTHNYNDMDELEKKIKNEVTRSEDIEKKLKEGELREEALIKRITEKDKTNAKLNGVIEAYEKAIAELISEKEQQAQLHERQLQEVQADRDANYHHLTSLETTFSDLHVKYEKSKEMTSQLKSNEESLLAERKQMMDNLRLQEQRYDKMKNHAMQQLEIANKKLDTYAREHADETKKLKALLKKEEISRVSMTEQLQQKSRENADLLKICEELIYGKGQGGSS, encoded by the exons ATGGAATTCGACGGCGCAGAAAATGGCCTGGGAATGGAATTTGGCGGTCGCGGCATTCTGCGGGAGATCAACAAAAACGATGGCGGCATTAAG CTGAGTCCGCTGGCGGTGAAGCCCAGTCCCAAGCCGACGAGCATGGATCAACAGAAGGCAATGGCGGCAGCGCTGGGCCATCAGACGGCGGTACCCGGTGGCCGTAAGCTGGACGACGACCTCGTTCCAAAGTTTGGAGGTCTTCCCGAGTTCGATGAGACTCAAATACCGGAACTGGCTCCTTTAACTACCGATATGGACA CTCAACTGAAAACCAACCATTCGGATTCTGATGTTTTTGTCGAGTGTTTATCGCTTCATAGCGAGCGCTATACCGGAGATCGATCGGAGTTAGAGGCCTATTCAAGTGCCCTCAATGATGTTttggagcagcagctgtcCATGACCTCAGCTTCTACACTGGAAGCTGCATTCAACGATCCTTTGGCGGTTAGCCAGCACAACAACGTCAGCTATGAAGacatggatgtggatgatgaCCTAAACGAAACCATGGAAATGTTAAAGGACTCCTTGGATGCGGAAGACCATCATTTTATGCAAACGCATATTCTCAGCGTAACCCAGCCAAAACCAGAGAATAATTCTGTGCACCTTCCAAATCAGGAACAAAATGGGGTTGAACTAGACCAGTTAGCCAAACACTCTAAACGCAATAGTAATGCAAAGGAGCCACCATTCGTAGAATCAGTATTGTCTGAGGAGTCTGGTACACAACTTCTTGAGCCGGAGCTCACTTTATCTGCCTTGGACTCTACGAAAGACTTAGCTAAGCATCATGAGGAAGAGCAAACGGATACAGAAGATGTATTTCAGAAAGAGGACCACCATCCCGTCAGTAGTGCGCAGATGAAGGAGGCACAAAATCCTGAGGAAGCTAAAATGGCCTTAAATCTCAAAGAGGCTTCTTCAGAACTGTCCACAAAACTAGCAAATAATCTAGAATGCCCTAATCAAGAGAAGCAATTTTCGGTGGCAGTAGAATCAATGGAGAGAACATGTACTGCCATCAGCCTTGAGCAAAGTGCATCCCCAGCTATGGAGGCAACTGAAGACAGGACTGTGGAGGAGCTTGATCACATGGACGTGGATGAATCCATGAGAGTGGATGATGCCCCAGTGCTTAACTCATGTCGGCAGGAGCAAATGCATGCTCTTTCTCCCGTTTCAAGCAAATCTTTTTCAAAACCCTGCGTTGAAAATGATACggattttcaaaataataaaatggatCAAAAAACTGCAGGCAAAGAGAGTCCATTGAAGATGACTGAAATAGAGCTGCCTGTGGAATCTGTCCCTTCAGCACCACTCTCACCGCCGATACCCACACTTCAAGCAAAAATGATGGAACTGCCCCTTTCTCCGCCCATACCTACACATCGCCCAAAAACAGCGGAGGAACTAGAGTTCCTGGCTCTGAGGGAGCTGCCCTTGCCCGATGATGACCCCACGGCGGAAAAGGTGGTATTTAAGCAGCTATCACACGGCCGCGTACCCGTGGTGGCAGTCTCACCAACGCCACTTTCCTTGGATCTGAAAGGAAATACAAACACTGCAAGACTTCCAGAACCCACTTCGCCCAGTTTCCCCATCAAAGAACCTGCTGAAAAACAGTCCCACTTTCCACGCTCACCCCGTGCTCAGCCCGAGCAAAAGGACATGCCCTATTTGGAAGAGGCTGTTGTAGAACGTTCTTCAGATCGCAAGCAAAGCGATTTCGGTGCCGGAGTCATAGCGAAATCACCAATAGTCTTTCAGTTAACACAACCGAGTCCTGAGAAGCAGCACCTCAACGAAACCTTGCCCATGAGCGAAATTTCTCCCACTCCGTCAAATATGACCTTTGACAGCGGAAGCATTACGGAGGACAAATCTCAGAAGGGTACAGAGAATATTGAGCCTTCATCCACCTTCGCCGTAAGTCTGGGATCGGTCGATAATAAGCAGCGCCGCACTTTCTCGTTGGTTCAGCCCACgaaggaagaggaggaggccaAATCGCGTCGGACTTTCTGTATGGAAAAGGAGAACACTCGCCGCACCTTCTGCATGCAGCAGAATGCCTCTCCAGCGGTGGAGGCCACCGAAGATACCGGGGCTGATGAAGTCATGGATGTAGATATCTCCATGAGGGCAGATGAAGTAGCCGTGATGAAGTCGCCCCAGCAAACTTGGAAGGAACGCCAAGCACCAATTTCAAATTCACCACCTATTCCTACCCATCAACATTTAAAAAGACCCCCTATTCATGAGGCGAATTCTCCAGTGTCACCATTGGGAAATGGCACCGTTGTGTTGGAGGAGCAGGCTCTCTCTGCTAAAGAGCAAGCCACGCTGAGCGCCAGCGATGAGAAGGACGATGTTTTCTTGGAGCACTTTGGTGCCATTTCTCCAGTTTCGGATGACATGTTCAAAACCAGCAGCGGCTCGAACAATCAAGCAAAGTTTAGGGTCAATGCTGATGAAGAAACCGGAGTCAAAGGCGCTTCTGCGATGATCAGGAAGAGAAGTGGTACAGCTGGCGAGCAGGAAGCGATCTTCGATGCCGAATTCCATGATGGCGCCAACAACCAAAACC TGATACTGAATTCATCAGATTTTGATTATTTGTACACGAAAGGCAGCAATAGTGCGCCTATCGACCGCAGTTCGCTGCTGTTGAAGTTTGATCCCCTCCTTGGAGCCCCTGTTCCCGTTAATCATCCGaatcagcaggagcaggcgcTGCAGAATATTCTGGGATCGAACCAGCACCAGAACCGGCTCCTTAGCCCAACATTGGAGGAGCACGAAACAAGTGACGGGAACCAGTCTTTTGGATTAATATCGAGTGCCAAAGATACAGCCAAGAAATGGGATTTTAAGCCACCTGTGGATAGAACAAAA AAGCATGTTAAAATGAGTGTAGACGTCATTGATAACGATTGCAACAAAACCTTCGATAATTCCAA CACTAATACGGAGGATAAGACGCACAACTACAACGATATGGATGAGCTggagaagaaaatcaaaaatgaagT AACGCGGTCCGAAGACATTGAAAAGAAGCTCAAAGAGGGAGAGCTGCGCGAGGAGGCTCTGATCAAGCGTATTACAGAAAAGgacaaaacaaatgcaaaactaaA CGGTGTCATCGAGGCGTATGAGAAAGCAATTGCAGAGCTTATCAGtgagaaggagcagcaggcacAGCTTCACGAACGGCAGTTGCAGGAAGTCCAGGCAGACCGGGACGCAAATTACCATCACTTAACGTCGTTGGAGACGACATTTTCCGATCTGCATGT GAAATACGAGAAAAGCAAAGAGATGACCTCGCAGCTCAAAAGCAACGAGGAATCGCTTCTGGCAGAGCGAAAGCAGATGATGGACAATCTGCGGTTGCAGGAACAGCGCTACGACAAGATGAAGAACCATGCCATGCAGCAGCTGGAAAT TGCCAACAAAAAGCTGGACACCTACGCGAGGGAGCATGCTGACGAGACGAAAAAACTTAAAGCTTTACTTAAGAAGGAGGAGATCTCGCGGGTCTCGATGACTGAGCAGCTGCAACAGAAGTCACGCGAAAACGCTGATCTGCTCAAGATCTGCGAGGAGCTCATCTATGGCAAGGGACAAGGTGGTAGTAGTTAA
- the LOC6726726 gene encoding uncharacterized protein LOC6726726 isoform X5 produces MGNKPGKARKSRASSGKITIQADDGRGNRLSPLAVKPSPKPTSMDQQKAMAAALGHQTAVPGGRKLDDDLVPKFGGLPEFDETQIPELAPLTTDMDTQLKTNHSDSDVFVECLSLHSERYTGDRSELEAYSSALNDVLEQQLSMTSASTLEAAFNDPLAVSQHNNVSYEDMDVDDDLNETMEMLKDSLDAEDHHFMQTHILSVTQPKPENNSVHLPNQEQNGVELDQLAKHSKRNSNAKEPPFVESVLSEESGTQLLEPELTLSALDSTKDLAKHHEEEQTDTEDVFQKEDHHPVSSAQMKEAQNPEEAKMALNLKEASSELSTKLANNLECPNQEKQFSVAVESMERTCTAISLEQSASPAMEATEDRTVEELDHMDVDESMRVDDAPVLNSCRQEQMHALSPVSSKSFSKPCVENDTDFQNNKMDQKTAGKESPLKMTEIELPVESVPSAPLSPPIPTLQAKMMELPLSPPIPTHRPKTAEELEFLALRELPLPDDDPTAEKVVFKQLSHGRVPVVAVSPTPLSLDLKGNTNTARLPEPTSPSFPIKEPAEKQSHFPRSPRAQPEQKDMPYLEEAVVERSSDRKQSDFGAGVIAKSPIVFQLTQPSPEKQHLNETLPMSEISPTPSNMTFDSGSITEDKSQKGTENIEPSSTFAVSLGSVDNKQRRTFSLVQPTKEEEEAKSRRTFCMEKENTRRTFCMQQNASPAVEATEDTGADEVMDVDISMRADEVAVMKSPQQTWKERQAPISNSPPIPTHQHLKRPPIHEANSPVSPLGNGTVVLEEQALSAKEQATLSASDEKDDVFLEHFGAISPVSDDMFKTSSGSNNQAKFRVNADEETGVKGASAMIRKRSGTAGEQEAIFDAEFHDGANNQNLILNSSDFDYLYTKGSNSAPIDRSSLLLKFDPLLGAPVPVNHPNQQEQALQNILGSNQHQNRLLSPTLEEHETSDGNQSFGLISSAKDTAKKWDFKPPVDRTKKHVKMSVDVIDNDCNKTFDNSNTNTEDKTHNYNDMDELEKKIKNEVTRSEDIEKKLKEGELREEALIKRITEKDKTNAKLNGVIEAYEKAIAELISEKEQQAQLHERQLQEVQADRDANYHHLTSLETTFSDLHVKYEKSKEMTSQLKSNEESLLAERKQMMDNLRLQEQRYDKMKNHAMQQLEIANKKLDTYAREHADETKKLKALLKKEEISRVSMTEQLQQKSRENADLLKICEELIYGKGQGGSS; encoded by the exons ATGGGCAATAAGCCGGGCAAGGCACGGAAATCGAGGGCCTCGTCCGGGAAAATTACCATACAGGCGGACGACGGACGAGGGAATCGG CTGAGTCCGCTGGCGGTGAAGCCCAGTCCCAAGCCGACGAGCATGGATCAACAGAAGGCAATGGCGGCAGCGCTGGGCCATCAGACGGCGGTACCCGGTGGCCGTAAGCTGGACGACGACCTCGTTCCAAAGTTTGGAGGTCTTCCCGAGTTCGATGAGACTCAAATACCGGAACTGGCTCCTTTAACTACCGATATGGACA CTCAACTGAAAACCAACCATTCGGATTCTGATGTTTTTGTCGAGTGTTTATCGCTTCATAGCGAGCGCTATACCGGAGATCGATCGGAGTTAGAGGCCTATTCAAGTGCCCTCAATGATGTTttggagcagcagctgtcCATGACCTCAGCTTCTACACTGGAAGCTGCATTCAACGATCCTTTGGCGGTTAGCCAGCACAACAACGTCAGCTATGAAGacatggatgtggatgatgaCCTAAACGAAACCATGGAAATGTTAAAGGACTCCTTGGATGCGGAAGACCATCATTTTATGCAAACGCATATTCTCAGCGTAACCCAGCCAAAACCAGAGAATAATTCTGTGCACCTTCCAAATCAGGAACAAAATGGGGTTGAACTAGACCAGTTAGCCAAACACTCTAAACGCAATAGTAATGCAAAGGAGCCACCATTCGTAGAATCAGTATTGTCTGAGGAGTCTGGTACACAACTTCTTGAGCCGGAGCTCACTTTATCTGCCTTGGACTCTACGAAAGACTTAGCTAAGCATCATGAGGAAGAGCAAACGGATACAGAAGATGTATTTCAGAAAGAGGACCACCATCCCGTCAGTAGTGCGCAGATGAAGGAGGCACAAAATCCTGAGGAAGCTAAAATGGCCTTAAATCTCAAAGAGGCTTCTTCAGAACTGTCCACAAAACTAGCAAATAATCTAGAATGCCCTAATCAAGAGAAGCAATTTTCGGTGGCAGTAGAATCAATGGAGAGAACATGTACTGCCATCAGCCTTGAGCAAAGTGCATCCCCAGCTATGGAGGCAACTGAAGACAGGACTGTGGAGGAGCTTGATCACATGGACGTGGATGAATCCATGAGAGTGGATGATGCCCCAGTGCTTAACTCATGTCGGCAGGAGCAAATGCATGCTCTTTCTCCCGTTTCAAGCAAATCTTTTTCAAAACCCTGCGTTGAAAATGATACggattttcaaaataataaaatggatCAAAAAACTGCAGGCAAAGAGAGTCCATTGAAGATGACTGAAATAGAGCTGCCTGTGGAATCTGTCCCTTCAGCACCACTCTCACCGCCGATACCCACACTTCAAGCAAAAATGATGGAACTGCCCCTTTCTCCGCCCATACCTACACATCGCCCAAAAACAGCGGAGGAACTAGAGTTCCTGGCTCTGAGGGAGCTGCCCTTGCCCGATGATGACCCCACGGCGGAAAAGGTGGTATTTAAGCAGCTATCACACGGCCGCGTACCCGTGGTGGCAGTCTCACCAACGCCACTTTCCTTGGATCTGAAAGGAAATACAAACACTGCAAGACTTCCAGAACCCACTTCGCCCAGTTTCCCCATCAAAGAACCTGCTGAAAAACAGTCCCACTTTCCACGCTCACCCCGTGCTCAGCCCGAGCAAAAGGACATGCCCTATTTGGAAGAGGCTGTTGTAGAACGTTCTTCAGATCGCAAGCAAAGCGATTTCGGTGCCGGAGTCATAGCGAAATCACCAATAGTCTTTCAGTTAACACAACCGAGTCCTGAGAAGCAGCACCTCAACGAAACCTTGCCCATGAGCGAAATTTCTCCCACTCCGTCAAATATGACCTTTGACAGCGGAAGCATTACGGAGGACAAATCTCAGAAGGGTACAGAGAATATTGAGCCTTCATCCACCTTCGCCGTAAGTCTGGGATCGGTCGATAATAAGCAGCGCCGCACTTTCTCGTTGGTTCAGCCCACgaaggaagaggaggaggccaAATCGCGTCGGACTTTCTGTATGGAAAAGGAGAACACTCGCCGCACCTTCTGCATGCAGCAGAATGCCTCTCCAGCGGTGGAGGCCACCGAAGATACCGGGGCTGATGAAGTCATGGATGTAGATATCTCCATGAGGGCAGATGAAGTAGCCGTGATGAAGTCGCCCCAGCAAACTTGGAAGGAACGCCAAGCACCAATTTCAAATTCACCACCTATTCCTACCCATCAACATTTAAAAAGACCCCCTATTCATGAGGCGAATTCTCCAGTGTCACCATTGGGAAATGGCACCGTTGTGTTGGAGGAGCAGGCTCTCTCTGCTAAAGAGCAAGCCACGCTGAGCGCCAGCGATGAGAAGGACGATGTTTTCTTGGAGCACTTTGGTGCCATTTCTCCAGTTTCGGATGACATGTTCAAAACCAGCAGCGGCTCGAACAATCAAGCAAAGTTTAGGGTCAATGCTGATGAAGAAACCGGAGTCAAAGGCGCTTCTGCGATGATCAGGAAGAGAAGTGGTACAGCTGGCGAGCAGGAAGCGATCTTCGATGCCGAATTCCATGATGGCGCCAACAACCAAAACC TGATACTGAATTCATCAGATTTTGATTATTTGTACACGAAAGGCAGCAATAGTGCGCCTATCGACCGCAGTTCGCTGCTGTTGAAGTTTGATCCCCTCCTTGGAGCCCCTGTTCCCGTTAATCATCCGaatcagcaggagcaggcgcTGCAGAATATTCTGGGATCGAACCAGCACCAGAACCGGCTCCTTAGCCCAACATTGGAGGAGCACGAAACAAGTGACGGGAACCAGTCTTTTGGATTAATATCGAGTGCCAAAGATACAGCCAAGAAATGGGATTTTAAGCCACCTGTGGATAGAACAAAA AAGCATGTTAAAATGAGTGTAGACGTCATTGATAACGATTGCAACAAAACCTTCGATAATTCCAA CACTAATACGGAGGATAAGACGCACAACTACAACGATATGGATGAGCTggagaagaaaatcaaaaatgaagT AACGCGGTCCGAAGACATTGAAAAGAAGCTCAAAGAGGGAGAGCTGCGCGAGGAGGCTCTGATCAAGCGTATTACAGAAAAGgacaaaacaaatgcaaaactaaA CGGTGTCATCGAGGCGTATGAGAAAGCAATTGCAGAGCTTATCAGtgagaaggagcagcaggcacAGCTTCACGAACGGCAGTTGCAGGAAGTCCAGGCAGACCGGGACGCAAATTACCATCACTTAACGTCGTTGGAGACGACATTTTCCGATCTGCATGT GAAATACGAGAAAAGCAAAGAGATGACCTCGCAGCTCAAAAGCAACGAGGAATCGCTTCTGGCAGAGCGAAAGCAGATGATGGACAATCTGCGGTTGCAGGAACAGCGCTACGACAAGATGAAGAACCATGCCATGCAGCAGCTGGAAAT TGCCAACAAAAAGCTGGACACCTACGCGAGGGAGCATGCTGACGAGACGAAAAAACTTAAAGCTTTACTTAAGAAGGAGGAGATCTCGCGGGTCTCGATGACTGAGCAGCTGCAACAGAAGTCACGCGAAAACGCTGATCTGCTCAAGATCTGCGAGGAGCTCATCTATGGCAAGGGACAAGGTGGTAGTAGTTAA
- the LOC6726726 gene encoding uncharacterized protein LOC6726726 isoform X7 yields MDQQKAMAAALGHQTAVPGGRKLDDDLVPKFGGLPEFDETQIPELAPLTTDMDTQLKTNHSDSDVFVECLSLHSERYTGDRSELEAYSSALNDVLEQQLSMTSASTLEAAFNDPLAVSQHNNVSYEDMDVDDDLNETMEMLKDSLDAEDHHFMQTHILSVTQPKPENNSVHLPNQEQNGVELDQLAKHSKRNSNAKEPPFVESVLSEESGTQLLEPELTLSALDSTKDLAKHHEEEQTDTEDVFQKEDHHPVSSAQMKEAQNPEEAKMALNLKEASSELSTKLANNLECPNQEKQFSVAVESMERTCTAISLEQSASPAMEATEDRTVEELDHMDVDESMRVDDAPVLNSCRQEQMHALSPVSSKSFSKPCVENDTDFQNNKMDQKTAGKESPLKMTEIELPVESVPSAPLSPPIPTLQAKMMELPLSPPIPTHRPKTAEELEFLALRELPLPDDDPTAEKVVFKQLSHGRVPVVAVSPTPLSLDLKGNTNTARLPEPTSPSFPIKEPAEKQSHFPRSPRAQPEQKDMPYLEEAVVERSSDRKQSDFGAGVIAKSPIVFQLTQPSPEKQHLNETLPMSEISPTPSNMTFDSGSITEDKSQKGTENIEPSSTFAVSLGSVDNKQRRTFSLVQPTKEEEEAKSRRTFCMEKENTRRTFCMQQNASPAVEATEDTGADEVMDVDISMRADEVAVMKSPQQTWKERQAPISNSPPIPTHQHLKRPPIHEANSPVSPLGNGTVVLEEQALSAKEQATLSASDEKDDVFLEHFGAISPVSDDMFKTSSGSNNQAKFRVNADEETGVKGASAMIRKRSGTAGEQEAIFDAEFHDGANNQNLILNSSDFDYLYTKGSNSAPIDRSSLLLKFDPLLGAPVPVNHPNQQEQALQNILGSNQHQNRLLSPTLEEHETSDGNQSFGLISSAKDTAKKWDFKPPVDRTKKHVKMSVDVIDNDCNKTFDNSNTNTEDKTHNYNDMDELEKKIKNEVTRSEDIEKKLKEGELREEALIKRITEKDKTNAKLNGVIEAYEKAIAELISEKEQQAQLHERQLQEVQADRDANYHHLTSLETTFSDLHVKYEKSKEMTSQLKSNEESLLAERKQMMDNLRLQEQRYDKMKNHAMQQLEIANKKLDTYAREHADETKKLKALLKKEEISRVSMTEQLQQKSRENADLLKICEELIYGKGQGGSS; encoded by the exons ATGGATCAACAGAAGGCAATGGCGGCAGCGCTGGGCCATCAGACGGCGGTACCCGGTGGCCGTAAGCTGGACGACGACCTCGTTCCAAAGTTTGGAGGTCTTCCCGAGTTCGATGAGACTCAAATACCGGAACTGGCTCCTTTAACTACCGATATGGACA CTCAACTGAAAACCAACCATTCGGATTCTGATGTTTTTGTCGAGTGTTTATCGCTTCATAGCGAGCGCTATACCGGAGATCGATCGGAGTTAGAGGCCTATTCAAGTGCCCTCAATGATGTTttggagcagcagctgtcCATGACCTCAGCTTCTACACTGGAAGCTGCATTCAACGATCCTTTGGCGGTTAGCCAGCACAACAACGTCAGCTATGAAGacatggatgtggatgatgaCCTAAACGAAACCATGGAAATGTTAAAGGACTCCTTGGATGCGGAAGACCATCATTTTATGCAAACGCATATTCTCAGCGTAACCCAGCCAAAACCAGAGAATAATTCTGTGCACCTTCCAAATCAGGAACAAAATGGGGTTGAACTAGACCAGTTAGCCAAACACTCTAAACGCAATAGTAATGCAAAGGAGCCACCATTCGTAGAATCAGTATTGTCTGAGGAGTCTGGTACACAACTTCTTGAGCCGGAGCTCACTTTATCTGCCTTGGACTCTACGAAAGACTTAGCTAAGCATCATGAGGAAGAGCAAACGGATACAGAAGATGTATTTCAGAAAGAGGACCACCATCCCGTCAGTAGTGCGCAGATGAAGGAGGCACAAAATCCTGAGGAAGCTAAAATGGCCTTAAATCTCAAAGAGGCTTCTTCAGAACTGTCCACAAAACTAGCAAATAATCTAGAATGCCCTAATCAAGAGAAGCAATTTTCGGTGGCAGTAGAATCAATGGAGAGAACATGTACTGCCATCAGCCTTGAGCAAAGTGCATCCCCAGCTATGGAGGCAACTGAAGACAGGACTGTGGAGGAGCTTGATCACATGGACGTGGATGAATCCATGAGAGTGGATGATGCCCCAGTGCTTAACTCATGTCGGCAGGAGCAAATGCATGCTCTTTCTCCCGTTTCAAGCAAATCTTTTTCAAAACCCTGCGTTGAAAATGATACggattttcaaaataataaaatggatCAAAAAACTGCAGGCAAAGAGAGTCCATTGAAGATGACTGAAATAGAGCTGCCTGTGGAATCTGTCCCTTCAGCACCACTCTCACCGCCGATACCCACACTTCAAGCAAAAATGATGGAACTGCCCCTTTCTCCGCCCATACCTACACATCGCCCAAAAACAGCGGAGGAACTAGAGTTCCTGGCTCTGAGGGAGCTGCCCTTGCCCGATGATGACCCCACGGCGGAAAAGGTGGTATTTAAGCAGCTATCACACGGCCGCGTACCCGTGGTGGCAGTCTCACCAACGCCACTTTCCTTGGATCTGAAAGGAAATACAAACACTGCAAGACTTCCAGAACCCACTTCGCCCAGTTTCCCCATCAAAGAACCTGCTGAAAAACAGTCCCACTTTCCACGCTCACCCCGTGCTCAGCCCGAGCAAAAGGACATGCCCTATTTGGAAGAGGCTGTTGTAGAACGTTCTTCAGATCGCAAGCAAAGCGATTTCGGTGCCGGAGTCATAGCGAAATCACCAATAGTCTTTCAGTTAACACAACCGAGTCCTGAGAAGCAGCACCTCAACGAAACCTTGCCCATGAGCGAAATTTCTCCCACTCCGTCAAATATGACCTTTGACAGCGGAAGCATTACGGAGGACAAATCTCAGAAGGGTACAGAGAATATTGAGCCTTCATCCACCTTCGCCGTAAGTCTGGGATCGGTCGATAATAAGCAGCGCCGCACTTTCTCGTTGGTTCAGCCCACgaaggaagaggaggaggccaAATCGCGTCGGACTTTCTGTATGGAAAAGGAGAACACTCGCCGCACCTTCTGCATGCAGCAGAATGCCTCTCCAGCGGTGGAGGCCACCGAAGATACCGGGGCTGATGAAGTCATGGATGTAGATATCTCCATGAGGGCAGATGAAGTAGCCGTGATGAAGTCGCCCCAGCAAACTTGGAAGGAACGCCAAGCACCAATTTCAAATTCACCACCTATTCCTACCCATCAACATTTAAAAAGACCCCCTATTCATGAGGCGAATTCTCCAGTGTCACCATTGGGAAATGGCACCGTTGTGTTGGAGGAGCAGGCTCTCTCTGCTAAAGAGCAAGCCACGCTGAGCGCCAGCGATGAGAAGGACGATGTTTTCTTGGAGCACTTTGGTGCCATTTCTCCAGTTTCGGATGACATGTTCAAAACCAGCAGCGGCTCGAACAATCAAGCAAAGTTTAGGGTCAATGCTGATGAAGAAACCGGAGTCAAAGGCGCTTCTGCGATGATCAGGAAGAGAAGTGGTACAGCTGGCGAGCAGGAAGCGATCTTCGATGCCGAATTCCATGATGGCGCCAACAACCAAAACC TGATACTGAATTCATCAGATTTTGATTATTTGTACACGAAAGGCAGCAATAGTGCGCCTATCGACCGCAGTTCGCTGCTGTTGAAGTTTGATCCCCTCCTTGGAGCCCCTGTTCCCGTTAATCATCCGaatcagcaggagcaggcgcTGCAGAATATTCTGGGATCGAACCAGCACCAGAACCGGCTCCTTAGCCCAACATTGGAGGAGCACGAAACAAGTGACGGGAACCAGTCTTTTGGATTAATATCGAGTGCCAAAGATACAGCCAAGAAATGGGATTTTAAGCCACCTGTGGATAGAACAAAA AAGCATGTTAAAATGAGTGTAGACGTCATTGATAACGATTGCAACAAAACCTTCGATAATTCCAA CACTAATACGGAGGATAAGACGCACAACTACAACGATATGGATGAGCTggagaagaaaatcaaaaatgaagT AACGCGGTCCGAAGACATTGAAAAGAAGCTCAAAGAGGGAGAGCTGCGCGAGGAGGCTCTGATCAAGCGTATTACAGAAAAGgacaaaacaaatgcaaaactaaA CGGTGTCATCGAGGCGTATGAGAAAGCAATTGCAGAGCTTATCAGtgagaaggagcagcaggcacAGCTTCACGAACGGCAGTTGCAGGAAGTCCAGGCAGACCGGGACGCAAATTACCATCACTTAACGTCGTTGGAGACGACATTTTCCGATCTGCATGT GAAATACGAGAAAAGCAAAGAGATGACCTCGCAGCTCAAAAGCAACGAGGAATCGCTTCTGGCAGAGCGAAAGCAGATGATGGACAATCTGCGGTTGCAGGAACAGCGCTACGACAAGATGAAGAACCATGCCATGCAGCAGCTGGAAAT TGCCAACAAAAAGCTGGACACCTACGCGAGGGAGCATGCTGACGAGACGAAAAAACTTAAAGCTTTACTTAAGAAGGAGGAGATCTCGCGGGTCTCGATGACTGAGCAGCTGCAACAGAAGTCACGCGAAAACGCTGATCTGCTCAAGATCTGCGAGGAGCTCATCTATGGCAAGGGACAAGGTGGTAGTAGTTAA